A part of Denitratisoma oestradiolicum genomic DNA contains:
- a CDS encoding sensor domain-containing diguanylate cyclase, which produces MQKNRYPLLVLISSVLLAATFLSIALVRQGKDQQEFEQHLANDGRQAQAAFQIAAANQELQLLTLAALVANSPRVAALFAQGREAVLAEGGGPGQSRSAEARAALMREVEPAWRVLQQQFGLRQLHFFLAPGALSYLRVHHPDKFGDRIDDVRPIIVDVNRDQRPRSGFETGRLYSALRGVVPVLLSRPGGNPMTVGAVEAGGSFEPILSLLDRQLDAGLAVTVDSTHVEGTVWNTNLPNAGEKFPGCDCYLEITSRPEIRAWLTQGLLPDQKTGLSSRLLEWKDHSYHMLRFPLRDYLGTLDLKRPTVGSVLIWSDISRQVANERNKAWRNWGFNFLAYLVAQAVLLLLLQYFRKEWQRRLDAAKEAVSVREQSLDLALKGADLGTWDWHVPSSRVEFNERWARMLGYRPDELEGNLETWSRLVHPDDWLALNAVLEPHLRGDTPAYESEHRMRHKDGHWVWVLDRGRVVERDAVGQPLRAAGTHLDITARRDALAAAEASRREVEHLSRRNELLLMSAGEGIFGLDVRGRITFINPAALSMLGYGSAEVIGQDSHALLHPRRQDGTAYPEAECPIFRTLHDGMTRHTEDWLIRKDGQGFPVELTTTAMKEQGTIEGAVTVFQNIEVRRQAEAEMIRLATIDSLTGLLNRRCFLEQAEKEMARVRRFNQGAALLMLDLDFFKRVNDTHGHAAGDGVLRHFATLSRDSLRQVDLFGRLGGEEFGILLPATDEVGARETAERLRGRLEGHPAEFQGITIAVTVSIGLTLLSAADASLDIVINRADAALYRAKHQGRNRVEAVI; this is translated from the coding sequence TTGCAAAAGAATCGTTACCCACTTCTGGTTCTGATCTCCAGCGTCCTGCTGGCGGCCACGTTTTTGTCTATCGCCCTGGTCCGTCAGGGGAAGGACCAGCAGGAGTTCGAGCAGCATCTGGCGAACGATGGCCGACAGGCTCAGGCGGCTTTCCAGATTGCGGCAGCCAACCAGGAACTTCAGTTATTGACCCTGGCGGCTCTGGTGGCCAACTCACCGCGGGTGGCGGCGCTGTTCGCCCAGGGCCGGGAGGCGGTATTGGCCGAAGGGGGTGGCCCAGGCCAGTCCCGCAGTGCCGAGGCGAGGGCGGCCCTGATGCGGGAAGTGGAGCCTGCCTGGCGTGTCCTGCAACAGCAATTCGGTCTGCGCCAGTTGCATTTTTTTCTGGCCCCCGGTGCCTTGTCCTATCTGCGGGTGCACCATCCGGACAAGTTCGGGGATCGCATCGACGATGTGCGTCCGATTATTGTCGATGTCAATCGGGACCAGCGGCCCCGTTCCGGCTTCGAGACGGGACGGCTCTATTCCGCACTGCGAGGTGTGGTTCCCGTGCTGTTGTCCCGCCCCGGCGGGAACCCCATGACGGTGGGCGCGGTGGAAGCCGGCGGTTCCTTCGAGCCCATTCTGTCCCTGCTGGATCGGCAACTGGACGCGGGGCTGGCGGTGACGGTGGATAGCACTCATGTGGAGGGGACGGTCTGGAACACCAACCTGCCCAATGCGGGCGAAAAGTTTCCCGGCTGCGACTGCTATCTGGAAATCACCTCCCGTCCAGAAATTCGGGCTTGGCTGACCCAGGGCCTGCTGCCCGATCAAAAGACTGGCCTCAGCTCCCGCCTGCTGGAATGGAAGGACCATAGCTACCATATGTTGCGCTTCCCCCTGCGGGACTATCTGGGCACCCTGGACTTGAAGCGCCCCACGGTAGGATCGGTGCTGATCTGGTCCGACATCAGCCGGCAGGTTGCCAATGAGCGCAACAAGGCCTGGCGTAACTGGGGGTTCAATTTTCTGGCTTACCTGGTGGCCCAGGCCGTACTCCTGCTGCTGCTGCAATATTTCCGCAAGGAATGGCAGCGTCGGCTGGACGCGGCCAAGGAAGCCGTGTCGGTTAGGGAACAGAGCCTGGATCTGGCCTTGAAGGGAGCCGACCTGGGCACCTGGGACTGGCATGTGCCCAGCAGCCGCGTGGAATTCAACGAACGCTGGGCACGGATGCTGGGCTATCGCCCGGACGAGCTGGAGGGGAACCTGGAGACCTGGTCCCGCCTGGTGCACCCCGACGACTGGCTCGCGCTCAATGCCGTCCTGGAGCCCCATCTGCGGGGCGATACGCCGGCTTACGAATCGGAACACCGCATGCGCCACAAGGACGGCCACTGGGTCTGGGTGCTGGATCGGGGCCGGGTGGTGGAGCGGGACGCCGTCGGGCAACCCCTGCGGGCGGCGGGAACCCACCTGGACATCACTGCCCGCCGTGACGCATTGGCGGCGGCGGAAGCCAGTCGGCGCGAGGTGGAGCATCTCTCCCGGCGCAACGAGCTGCTGCTGATGTCGGCCGGGGAAGGCATCTTCGGTCTCGACGTGCGGGGGCGGATTACCTTCATCAATCCGGCAGCCCTTTCGATGCTGGGTTACGGCAGCGCCGAGGTTATTGGCCAGGACTCCCATGCCCTGCTGCATCCCCGGCGGCAGGATGGAACAGCCTACCCCGAAGCGGAGTGCCCCATCTTCCGTACCCTCCATGACGGCATGACCCGCCATACCGAGGACTGGCTGATTCGCAAGGACGGCCAGGGTTTCCCGGTGGAATTGACAACCACGGCCATGAAGGAACAGGGGACCATCGAAGGGGCGGTGACGGTGTTCCAGAACATCGAGGTGCGCCGCCAGGCCGAGGCGGAAATGATTCGCCTGGCCACCATCGATTCCCTGACCGGCTTGCTCAACCGCCGCTGTTTCCTGGAGCAGGCGGAAAAGGAAATGGCCCGGGTCAGGCGTTTCAACCAGGGCGCGGCCCTGCTGATGCTGGACCTGGATTTCTTCAAACGGGTCAATGATACTCATGGCCATGCCGCCGGAGATGGGGTCCTGCGGCATTTCGCCACCCTGTCCCGGGACAGCCTGCGTCAGGTGGATCTCTTCGGCCGCCTGGGGGGCGAGGAGTTCGGCATCCTGCTGCCCGCCACCGACGAGGTTGGTGCCCGGGAGACGGCCGAGCGCCTGCGGGGGCGGCTGGAGGGCCACCCTGCTGAATTCCAGGGAATCACCATTGCTGTCACCGTCAGTATCGGACTGACCCTGCTCAGTGCTGCCGATGCTTCCCTGGATATTGTCATCAATCGGGCCGATGCCGCCCTCTATCGGGCCAAGCATCAGGGTCGCAATCGGGTCGAGGCGGTGATTTAA
- the phnE gene encoding phosphonate ABC transporter, permease protein PhnE: MMKPVTPAQAGVQIGVPLDSGLRRNDEAVFVMFHKIVPRFTLSVATLRRDPAAPGRALALTLGILLFWQLGRIGEFQPGRLLEPGNLRVMGNFLQGFYPPATDRDFLSLLARATLETLAIATAGIALALLLALPLSLLISQALSLSRLLPGPRRPGGILLRQVLRGLTMVLRGIPELVWALALVRVFGLGPAAGVLALALTYGGMLAKVYAEILESGDRRAARAIVASGGGRLAALGYGLLPGVAQELVSYTVYRWECALRAAVVMGFVGAGGLGQLMDQAMKMLNGGEAAAILLAFLLLVLAADGFSALLRRGLETVDRRRPAALGPLAWGLLLGLALAVAASFRFLELGLSALASVDTLTQVLRFAADFFPVDFSSEWRHKVFQGSLQTIAISALGTLLAMALGLLLALPSSRLWRGVTRLVLNTLRSVPELVWATLMVLAAGLGPFAGTLALALHTTGVLGRLFAEALENTPRQPRDALAVTGSRSFLAFLYGTLPGVLPQLAAYSLYRWEMNIRMAAILGFVGAGGLGQLLYVELSLFHYAQASTVIGAMLLLSLMVDGASAALRRRL; encoded by the coding sequence ATGATGAAACCCGTCACCCCGGCGCAGGCCGGGGTCCAGATCGGCGTCCCCCTGGATTCCGGCCTACGCCGGAATGACGAGGCGGTGTTTGTGATGTTTCACAAGATTGTTCCTCGTTTCACGTTAAGTGTCGCTACTCTCCGCCGTGATCCCGCCGCGCCGGGTCGTGCGCTGGCCCTGACCCTGGGCATCCTGCTGTTCTGGCAACTGGGGCGGATCGGCGAGTTCCAGCCCGGCCGGTTGCTGGAGCCGGGCAACCTCCGGGTGATGGGCAACTTTCTCCAGGGCTTCTATCCACCGGCCACGGATCGGGACTTTCTGAGCCTGCTGGCCCGTGCCACCCTGGAAACCCTGGCCATCGCCACGGCCGGCATCGCCCTGGCCCTGCTGCTGGCCCTGCCCCTGTCCCTGCTCATCTCCCAGGCCCTGTCCCTGAGCCGCCTGCTGCCCGGTCCCCGCCGGCCCGGCGGCATTCTGCTGCGCCAGGTCCTGCGGGGCCTGACCATGGTGCTGCGGGGTATCCCCGAACTGGTCTGGGCCCTGGCCCTGGTGCGGGTCTTCGGCCTGGGGCCGGCGGCCGGGGTGCTGGCCCTGGCCCTGACCTATGGCGGCATGCTGGCCAAGGTCTATGCCGAGATTCTCGAATCGGGAGACCGGCGCGCCGCCCGGGCCATCGTCGCCAGCGGCGGCGGACGCCTGGCAGCCCTGGGCTACGGACTGTTGCCGGGGGTGGCCCAGGAGCTGGTGTCCTACACCGTCTATCGCTGGGAATGCGCCCTGCGGGCTGCAGTGGTGATGGGCTTCGTCGGTGCCGGCGGCCTGGGCCAGTTGATGGACCAGGCCATGAAAATGCTCAACGGCGGCGAGGCCGCCGCCATCCTGCTGGCCTTCCTGTTGCTGGTGCTGGCGGCGGACGGCTTCTCCGCCCTGTTGCGGCGGGGACTGGAAACCGTGGATCGACGCCGTCCGGCGGCCCTGGGGCCCCTGGCCTGGGGCCTGCTGCTGGGCCTGGCGCTGGCGGTGGCGGCCAGCTTCCGTTTTCTCGAGCTGGGCCTGTCGGCCCTGGCCAGCGTCGATACCCTGACCCAGGTGCTGCGCTTTGCCGCCGACTTCTTTCCCGTCGATTTTTCTTCCGAGTGGCGCCACAAAGTTTTTCAGGGATCCTTGCAGACCATCGCCATCTCGGCCCTGGGCACACTGCTGGCGATGGCCCTGGGTCTGCTCCTGGCCCTGCCTTCCTCCCGACTGTGGCGTGGCGTCACTCGCCTTGTGCTCAATACCCTGCGTTCGGTGCCGGAACTGGTCTGGGCCACCCTGATGGTGCTGGCGGCGGGCCTGGGGCCCTTTGCCGGCACCCTGGCCCTGGCCCTGCACACCACCGGCGTGCTGGGCCGTCTGTTCGCCGAGGCTCTGGAAAACACGCCGCGCCAGCCCCGGGATGCCCTGGCGGTGACGGGAAGCCGTTCATTCCTGGCCTTTCTCTATGGCACCTTGCCCGGGGTGCTGCCCCAGCTTGCAGCCTACAGTCTCTATCGTTGGGAAATGAATATCCGCATGGCGGCCATCCTGGGCTTCGTCGGCGCCGGCGGTCTGGGGCAATTGCTCTACGTGGAGTTGTCACTCTTCCACTATGCCCAGGCCAGCACGGTGATCGGCGCCATGCTGCTGCTTTCGCTGATGGTGGATGGTGCCAGCGCGGCCCTGCGCCGCCGACTCTGA